In Corynebacterium aquatimens, one genomic interval encodes:
- a CDS encoding DUF3073 domain-containing protein: protein MGRGRAKAKQTKVARQLKYNSPDMDLDSLQRELAGQSPSSSQRSDFDDLDGDDYSDYADWAAGR, encoded by the coding sequence ATGGGCCGCGGACGCGCCAAAGCAAAGCAAACCAAGGTTGCACGCCAGCTGAAGTACAACTCTCCAGACATGGACCTCGATTCGCTGCAGCGCGAACTGGCAGGCCAATCGCCTTCCTCTTCTCAGCGCTCCGATTTCGATGACCTCGATGGGGACGACTACTCGGACTACGCTGACTGGGCCGCGGGCCGCTAA